CAAGGTATTTGCTAGAAACACCTTTCATTTGTGGATTGTTTGAATGATTGATCATATTGCCGCCATATTATCGAGTATATTCTATGCTAGATAACCCAGCACCTTACAAGTGTcccatttaattttgtaaggTTCTGTTCTGGTTTGATGGGATATATTCTGATATGAATcagagcagtggtggctcagtggacTCCGGACACCTGATGACAAGAAgtacaagaaatatataatgcatattCAATTTATCACCACTGTCCAAAACGAAGAAGGCAaccatcgtgaggaaaccggcatgtcgaagaatcaaaatttCAACCATATGtcacatctgccaacccacacttggcaagcgtggtggattatcgCCCGAACATATATGGTCTGATAATGATTCTGATTATGGCCCAAACCCTGATAGAGGCCCGTGTCCCCTCTGCAATATCATAATTGGCTAATGATAATTCTGACATGTCCCAGCAAGACCCGATCCAAGCAACATGACCCGAACCCTCACAGGAAGCCCGCGTCCCCACAGCAGGAGCATATAAAGTCTGATGATGACTGTGACATGTCCCAGCAAGCCCCATCCCTCGCGAGCGAGCGGCTCACCGCGTCGGGCAGCGCGCAGTAGACGTGGCGGTCGATGCGGCCGGGGCGCAGCAGCGCGGGGTCGAGCAGGTCGGGGCGCGAGGTGGCCACCAGCACGggcccgcgcgcgccgccctcCGCGCCGTCCAGCCGCGCCAGCAGCTGGTTCACCACGCGGTCCGTCACGCCCGTCGAGTCGTGCCCGCGCCTAAGCGACACACCGCGCTTTACTCAACGGAAACGATCCGCtcgtatgtgggagtcgagcacgcttcggcacgaattgggccaactccCAGCTCGCACCACACCaaacccccacagaagaccggcgtgaaatagtagcatgttaCTGTGTTTTGCAAGGTGAGTTGGGGAGCCGGAGGGCCGTTTCCTATTCCTGACCCTTCCCGGCAAAATCTGGTAAGTATCGAGTAAagtaaagagaaaaaaaaaacctaatgaGCTTTGCGAAAATTTGCTATGTTCAATTTATCTCCACTTGAATTAGGATAGCAGTTAGAATTTTGAAAAAGCCATAAAAACTGGACCATATAAATTCATGACGAATTCCGGATGAACagcgataaattaaatttaactcacCTGGGCGCGAGACTGTCGAATTCATCGAAGAATAAGATACACGGATGTTGCATGTCCGCCCTGGAAGAAGAATATATAACTCTCAGTGAATCTATCAATCCAaagaataagaataaaataattttattaggtacaccacacatttaaaataaaacacataaacaaaAGATAATTTGCAGACTTAAAAACAGGAGCTAAAAATGTCTAGTCTGGATGCGACGGTAAGATTTTATGCAAATTAGCAATTATGATTTAGGTCTTTGTTTGTTNNNNNNNNNNTGTACTTGGAGAGCAGCTCGGGCCCCTTGACGGCGAGCAGCGCGTGCGGCAGGCGCGCCAGGCACGAGCCCGCGTGCGACTTGCCCGCGCCCGGCGGCCCGTACAGCAGCACGCCGCACCGCGCGCTCGGGAACAGCGCCGGGTACTGCGCAAGCGCACAGCCGTGCTCACACTTTACTCACACTTCACTCACACTTcacaaaagaaagaaagaagaaagaaaaaagacTTATTTGGTGAAAGTCTGACATGAAACACGTAAAACAcagaagaattaaaaaataagaaataaaacaattatactgtaaataaaaaaaatacaacaataaagtgtaataaTATGGAACATCCATAGTACCACCAATGAGCTTATGCTAGGCGCTGGCCTGGCACTGATTTTCAGCTAGATCCTTATTCACACTATTTTGTGCACCAGCGTCCCAGACTACTTCAgtctttattgtacactatATGTTCTgcacggcttcgcccgtggctAATATGTGGCCTATGTCTCTCAGCCAGGATAGAGCTTTCTAGTggtgaattaatttttgaaatcagtagagcaattttgcgtgaaaacttGCCATAAGCTTTTGCTTGCTAAAAGACAAAAGTTTCCTTAACTAATAACGAGATTTAGACCAGAGCAGAGAgaagataaatattgtttaaaagacTAAACAATATGCTTTATTGATAGaataaacttttgtatgtattatatacgaaaggaaattattaaaccCTAGCTCGTATTGTCatccgatccttgataagtatgTACAAAGTCAAGTTCAATCAGTCCGTTcatttatacaacaaaaataccatattaatttcctttttaCTTTCGTCATCCATAAGGTGGTAacagagtttatttatttatatatttattctttattgccattaacaaaaactacaaaagtTAAGAGTTATGGAACtccaaagcaaaaaaaaaaattttaatatttttaaaaagaaaatataccaTCATAGGCCAAAATAAGCACTCGGTGAGCTGCTGTTTGACATCATCCATGCCGCCGAGCGGGCCCCAAATGTCAAAATCCTTGGCTCTGCTGCTGTCCTTCGTTATATCTTCAACGAGACGCGGCCGTGGGGTCTCGGGCCGCGTTTCTGAAATGTGaaaccaaaaattatattccatCTAGCTACAGCgtagaacaaataaaataaaaaaaactctttaaatAACTGATACTGAAACGtatgttgaaattaatttcatggattgataatttcatgattcactagcttttgcccgcggctttgcacgccTTAAATACGGAGTagtttaagatttttaaatgtcttaCACtcacacttaaaaaaaaaacatgtaatgtgtaatatgtaatttaaagttctaagcatacatacataaggGACAGACGCGGGGAGCGACTAAAATGATATActataaatgataattcacttatgtttataaaactatttttcaaataaggCCGTAATTTTAGCAGCAATAGTATttgatttctatattttattactttttttaacagctttaaatatcttcttattcaaataatcCAGGATGTCTCGAACACTCGACCCCGCCGTGTCCATCGCCATCTTGATGACGTCATCGTCCTCTACCGTGAACGCTTCCcggattttattattcaacagATGCTTGAATAATTCTGATCTTTCatcctaaaaataaataaaaaaaataataacaaaatgtgttaaataaaataagacatgagacacacatttttttacgtaataaatattaaaaaaaaatttaactcgATCAAccgaattataaaattgtttcagaattgtaaaatgaaccaattctattaaaacagtattaaaccaattttaaaagtaatttcataAGTTATTTACTAATAGTTAACCCGGCAAACCCTGTTCTACCTTAtacatttaggggtatgaaaaacagatgttggccgattctaaGACCTACCCGACATGCTAACAAAATTTCACGAGAAtcgatccagccgtttcggaggagtatggttactaacattgtgacacttTTATATACAAAGGGATTAGCATTTAACGACATTATGACGATTCATAggataaactcaaacttaaacattCATTAAGTCAACTAGAAGTTGAATTagtaaatgtttcaatttgaGTTTACCGTGAAAATATACACGCACCGCACGCTCTGGCACCATTAAcaatcttatataaaaaatgtctcatATTAACtcttaaaaactatttccACTCACTTGATCCAACATAGGTATATCGAAATGGGCAGTGAACAACGGTTTCCCGCCAAATTCCCTCAACACGGGGTGGAGTGATTTCATAGAAAGTGACGTCATCAGCACACACACACCTGTGCACGATTGGAGCAACTGCTTGATGGAAACCGCTAatctgaaaatattgaaaattatctcTCCAAGAGGATTTTTTTGTGCAACTATTAATCTCAAAACAAGGTATGATTCAACTGTGTAcgattttatgtattactcATACGACCAAATATATATTGACATAGTGATACtttttttaaggaaataatttaatattcttatattaatttcctCCCTACTATTGAACTTATCATAAACAACTTGTTTTAATATACGATTTTTGATACaagattttaaacattttaagtataattaaatcattcatagattaaaaaaaaaattgggaacaaattacagataaaataaatttctatcagatttaaaattttccaaacacattccatattcaaattaaaaaaccatTACCGTTGGTAATACGCTATATCCTGTGGCGACGCGCCCTCCACATTGGGCAGTACTAACGCATCTACGTCATCACATATCAACACAGAAGGACTATGTTCTTGACACATTAGGATAGCTTTGGCGAGCACTTCCGGTATATCCTTGCGGCCTTTGAGAGACCTGCAGTGGAGGATGTGGGACCAGAGAGTTAGGTCTTTTTGTACCATGTGACAGATTGAAGTTTTGCCGCGCCCACTGAGGCCTGGAAAGATTTacatttgattgattttgtatCTGAGAAACATAagtcaacatttttttaaagatacttttaataatatagtcatGGCAAATCTGTCTGGtcatattttatctacatttCTAGTTTCTactgataattatttcaaaataagaaattgaaaataaaattatcatagtattttcttgtgtttaaaaacttttcaacggattttaaacgcgatttattcattatattattaacccgacgtttcgaacattttACAGCGAGCAGCGAGTGCGTGCACAGCGtggcgtggtcacggggagactccccgtgtaaagtatatacaaatataatgacTTTAAACTCACCAGTAACCAAAACATTACTCTTAATATCTGAGGCACCCCTAAAACTGGCTTCTCTATGTATCTCGAAATACACGTGATCCAACACATTTTCCACTAAGCCCTGCATGCATTTTATCGACCTACAATAATTCCTATCATCATACTCCAACGTCGTTAACGTCAGTTTAGGTGCTTCAAAATCCGTATCTTTCAAACATTTAGCCGATACAGAACAGTGCCTGAACGACTCCGAATTCAGCATTGTGTACTTCAACTTTTCTGGTTTCAATTTAAACTTCAAAAACCCATTCGATATGTGCGTATTCTGTTTCACCATGTCGTCGTTtatcaaaaactttttaccATAATGTGTGTTCTCTACAACGCACTTCTTGAATCGCTCGATGACTTCCATCTCCGACTGTGGTTTGTCtgaatatgttattatgtcTATATGGTCCGGTTGTTCTGCAGAATCACCAACAATCGTGAATATGATCTTTGTTCCGTTCTCTATGTTTATAATTGTGTTCAACGACTTGGGGATTAATACCGTTGGTATGTTTCTGTTGTACACTTCGTGTGAGAGACTTCGAAACACAACATTATCCACTGGGACTATTTCCACACACAGATCAATTAAATTCActtcattatcattatcattttgTATGATAGAAGGTATATTTTGCATTGTAGCTAATATAACAGTCCATTCTTTGTACGAATCCCCAATTAAGTCTTCATGTATAAATACTGTGTATGGATGTATTAAATTCTTGATGTTTTTGGCATCACTGTAAATTGGTAGTGCTCTTAAAACTAGTTTCTTTGGTACATTGAGATATGGCCTTAATAAACCTTGATTGATTACAcctatattagtatatttcttattttcctGTGGCAAAGTGTCCATAGTGTCTCTACGAGCGTGAAAGTTGTTAAAGGCATCTATTTTTACCACAATTCTACTGTGGTTTACTAGCAAACCAGTTTGTTTAGGTACAAATATAATAGGGAGTGATGTTGAGACCCACACAACTGATTTTTGGTTTGCTACAACAAGCCTCACTTGGTCTAAAATTCTTAATTGTAAGACATCAGCATTATGCTCCTGAAAACAGGTTATAAATGGGTGTAACAATTTTATGGCTAAGTTTTACACTTAAAGTGCTTTTTCAACCAACTACAAAATAAGAGTTCATCAATGCAactatatgttttgttttgagttttttttttctttttagagtaaacttacatttttaagtaaagATAAAAGCACTAAGTTggttgaattataattttgatgacttcaaaaatgcaatatattaCTTGGATAAATTTTAAGCCTATTCTTCGTTAAAATaccacaataattaataacatatttgtatttcacctatattttactaattgaTTTCTATAACAGGCTAATCATTATATTCAACATTTACAGCTTCACCAGCTtatacacaatacaataatagatTTCACTGCAGTCAATCTATTGATTCTAACCTAACTTGCCTTAGTAAATTCACACCATCTTACCAATATTTCCTGATCATCTGGACTATCTGTATCTATGTACAACTCATCCAACACCTTCACATCACCATACGGAGACACAAACACCTCCGCACCCTCCTCTAACCCCAACAACTTGCAATGCAAAGGATTACAGGATATGTAGCCTTCTGGAGTGTTGGTATTGAACACAACCCAGAGCAACAGctgtttttctttatacaaTACTTGTATACATTGTGactgaaaaagaaaatcattaaaaaaacaggTGAATGGatcaattaatcaattaaaacttaaaataaaaacataacaattttctttacatagtagcatatattttattattatatgatctATACATGTAAATCTTCTACACAAAGCTTTTATGCTGAcctcataaaatgtattaaaataatttaaccgataagacattttaaaaacaatgttgtaaaaatcaaatattgatGATAGTTTTACACCTTAAAGATTTATAATCTCCAATACATATTGAACTatcagtaatataaaataaatctttttatatatacaaacaaagcTAAAACATCAGATACCAAAAATCAAAGCAAATATTACCTTCAAATTTATTGCTAAAATATAGAGAATGATCTTAACTAATTGCTACAAAtctaattatttagttatgaCTCTTTCCTAAAAGCAGTTAATACTTTATACaattgaacatttaaataagaaaacacaaaaaaatcattaatgcAATATCAGAgacttataatattgttataaatttcacaaataaattttaattgcttgcattatcttatatattgaTAGATAAGAATTATCTTAGATGAAGGATaccaattattatcaaattcaatgaactttaaaacatatctttaaaagtataaagttTTCTGaatgtttatgaaaaataagcaTCCTCAAATTTTGCATatcactttataattattcttacaACAATAGAGACCTAAACTATAATATAGCACtacaaaatattgttcattactaaatatctatattaaataataaaaaaataatacttcaaAGTTACAGATATAAACTTAAAGGAAATGAGAACAAAAAGCGGATAACAGAactgatatttataaacaaatgatacgcttatacatatttaatagcCTTGACCTGTATGTTATTATCGCATATATAAAGGAAAACTAACCTCAAAATTGCTAaccaagtaaaatattttgttagggAAAATTACGAAAAACTGTTGGAGAGTATCATAGTAAACTACATCACATGTGATATTAAtatgttgtataaataaatatttcttgagTACACTTACTTGTTCATTGTTACTGCTATATTTTGGACTTATGTATGCGAAACAAGATCTTTCATGAGTAAAGGATACTTTTAGTCTCACTCCTCCTAgcattttatgtgaaatataaccaattttataccattaatactgaataatgaatatgtaaatatttctgtatttatttattttcacaattattatttatcactatCAGCTGTCATTGACAGTCGGAGGACGTTGACATtcataaattagtttaaactAAACCAATATACGCATGaaaattagtatataaataaagtattaattttcGAATAGTTGTGAAATGTATGTtactaacaaattaatatcgCTTAATCACATTTGTAGaatatgacataatttttaagtttgtgAGATTTTGAACTTGATTCTATACTATTTTATGTACCATATCAAATGTtctgtaaataatttgaaataaaaatgtaaatttgtaaagattaatttattggcACGATAATATGTTCCTATTTTGGAAAATCCAAAATATATACTCACCCCGAACGTGTTCAAAGGAACGTAATATAGTGTCTGGCTTATCATTGGCTCATCCATTTGCCAATAGACATTCAAAGCAACGGTTTTTGTAAATTGCTCTATTCGGTTGCGAGTTGAAGTAACGTAAATGTAGACTCAAGAGTTACAGAATTCAAGATTGAGTTTTTGTggtttaaactttttaaagtgctgtgtaaattcataaaacctttaaaatattcataaaacggCCGCTGCCGTCTTTAAATTGtaagtatttcataatataatacgacGCTGTGGACATTATTGTAACTTCATTTGTTTTGCCTCCATTTTTGGCCGTTAGACGTTAGatgataattgaattttatttaattgagaaGGTCATTTCattgtgaaattaaaaataaattacgtacTACGAAGACAGCGAAAATGTACACGTGATAAGATTTGGTTATTTTCAGTTGATAATGGCGCCAACAAGGTTGGCATCAAAACCTATCGGCGTCAACGAAAACTTAAATGGCATCGTAAGCCATGGTATCACGACGAGGAGTAAGCAATTGGCTTCTCTAAAGACCTACAAAGACAATCTAAAGGCGCCTAATAAAAGGAAAGCTGATAGTCCCCTGAAAGACATGACGGCGAAAAGGGCGGCCTTTGGCGATATCACAAACGCTTTCAACAAATCCTGTGCTAATAATGATAAAGACAAAAGCATGGCACTGAAAAAAGTCACAGTGGAAAGCAAAATGCTTCCATCTGTAAaggttgatatttattttatttttattttttcgtgtGTGggtaatttaagttttttcatCAGCTTCTTATACATGACTACCTTTAACTACCAGCTAAAACCTTGGACCATCATGCtatgtaacttttttttacagaCTTAGGTGTTTGATTTTTCCCTccaaaattgtattgtataatatgatcacatgtttattgataaaaagatGATTTaacttatctttttaattttaattcgatataaaccaaattaaaaatggtTCTTAGCTAAATCACATGTtggaattgaatgaattagTACTTTTCTAATTGATTTTGGTATTCAATGGAGTAactaaatttatcattttgttCCATTTGtcgtacttatattttaagtagtgTATTTCATAACATCCAtatcttttcaaatattatataaacttatcatctctctattaaatttaaattttttcgttttatagcattgaaatctgTCAAAAATATCTCCTctctctattatttttattatagagaaaaacaatttcttaaataaatttacacacTGTCAAACATTGCAGAGCATTAAACCACAAACAGTAGTCAATGGGAAGACTTCAAAAACAAGACAGCTACAAAAAGTTGCCACAAATGTTGTTGAAAGTGTCCAGAAACACTTCACTAAAGACCCACCGAAGCCTGTAGCCACTCGCGCTCAGAACGGCATtcttaagaatattattaggaAATCACTTGACAAAGAGAACCAGAATCAGAGTCAGAGCTCAGCGAAATCGGCGAAGAGTGATGTCTCGGAGCCTTCTCTTTACACGACTGCTTTGGAAAATAAgtaagtttgattttttttttgtgcaaaTGCTTGTAATGTTATCataccaaaataatataagcatatATCAAGCATCTGTAAGGTATGTGATATTGCAATTCAGTTAAGTTATTAGTTAATATATCATTCAATTCActttaacaaatacaataatctTAGTGTATCaattacacattatttttatttttatattttttatgtacttttcCTTAAcatcaatttttcaaaactaCATACGTATAAATAATGAGATCTTATATCTATTGTGGACAATGATCTTTACTTATCATTtctaagaataatataattacatgtcAAGTAAATTGCAActaaaaatttttctttaataaaattttgagtgTAAGTTgctaaatcaaaaatattaaattaaccaGCAATCCAAAGTTTATTGCAATAAAGTAGGTaagttgtttatatgtaaaacagtaacttaagaatataattagttaatatgcaattttacttccttttgaatcagaattaatttacttgaactttaattattattcagattatatatagcattcaaatgctttataaatgagaaattttgaaagaatagaaaaaaatttgatcacgaatcgcgattcgaacccgcgcctttttgccaaaccgtaacAACGCGTAACCTCTCgaccacccgtgatcccgcctcaaAGCAGTCGAATTTCTTCGAACTGTCGAATCGAAAATTCGAAAGTCGAATTtctcttttgttttcaatGGCACACGTAGCCAGAAGCTTAATATCAATATCGGTAAATTCGCCGTTAGTAGCTCCCTCTAACTGAATGATTACCATCCCTTAGTAGCCCAAACGAAACTAAAGAAGAGTACAAGACGATTAGCGAAAAACTCGATAAGGTTAACTTGGATGACACCGACACCAAGTCCCTCGATGAGGAGACAGAATCACCGCACAAGACGCCCGAGGGCGTGGCTGACTTTGacctggaaaactggaatgaTCACTACCAGGTCTCCCATTACGCGATGGATATTTTCAACTATTTGAAGGGTAGAGAGGTAAGTTGTGGGGGTTTTTTACGATGTTTTCAACATCCCTAGATttgaaaatatactaaatgACTCGCgagttttaagatttttttaaaagaaagcacttaaaaagcattttttcgCTTTTTCCTAACAATGATGTTCCGAAACCTATTGTAGtatgaaatatgattttaaaaggtGAGTAAAAGTGAGCTCTTTTTAATGTAGTTCCGTGAATCAAGACATACAaactaaaaagtataaatttcatttgactTAAGTTGAAACAAACTGATGGCCATGGTTTGGGCCATcagtttgtttaaatgtattaacttCAAGTGCATTTACACTACTGGCAACTAACATTGTAGAAGTTCTGAAACACCAACTTctttaatgaaacattttgtGTCTATATAGGAAATAGGCTATCAATTctacattattgttttatttcgcaaataacaaaaagaaaatgctTCAATTCATTTAGGTATCTATTGTTAACAGAACCTCAAGTTATGATGTTATTTCTCCTCTAAgtattctaatattatgtaaataaggaACAATAACCTCAatccttaaaatttatttttctattgatatttgcataatattatggaTATGCCTATTAatcatagataaaaatattcagaaaTTGTATCATACCATCATATGTTATGACACATCTGCTTACTAAAACCACCTATTCACCTTGCCAGCCTCTCTTCACAATCGACGATTACCTCGGCCGGATGAAGGGCATTACGTCCTGGATGAGAGCGCTCCTGGTGGACTGGATGGTGGAGGTGCAGGAGAGCTTCGAGCTGAACCACGAGACGCTGTATCTCGCGGTGAAGCTGGTGGACCTGTTCCTCACCCGCTCGAGCAGGAGCCTGCCGGAGAGGGAGCATCTGAGCAAGGAGGAGTTGCAGCTGCTGGGAGCTTCGGCTCTTTTTATAGCGTCTAAATTTGATGTGAGTCTTAATATCAAGCAAACCACAAGCTCGGTTGCAGTTTTAAGAAAATGGATCTCATATATCACTGATatacaattaacaattataatctTACGCGTGTATTGTTCAAACGATACATTAGAGTCTATTATACGCTTATTTCATGGCTGTATTGTTCAGTCTTATTCAGTCTTATTTAATAAGCTGTTAATTGCAATGAATGTTTCATAGTTGGACATTTTTGATGACCTTTGCGATTATCAGTCGATAGTATATCAATGCTTGTATCGTTTCatctttgttaaaataaaaaaaatttttgctCAGACATCCAAATTTTGAACTTGATGTATATATTGCAGGAAAGGATCCCGCCCCTTGTAGACGACTTCCTTTACATCTGCGACGGCGCGTACACGCTCAGCCAATTGCTCAAGATGGAGATCAACATATTAAAAGTTATCGACTTTGATCTCGGCATTCCGCTCTCGTACAGGTTCCTCAGGAGATATGCTAGGGTGAGTATGCTGTATACTATACCAAAcatagtgatttatttttttcttttagaaTTTCTTTTAGACTTTTCGCATCAAATTTAGTATTTCAACTGACTTAGGAAAAAGAGGAGATTGTCCaatcgattatattttttgagcTTTATCTAAATCATAACTTTGTggctgggtgaaccgattacgatgattcttgttttaattaaaagctgaTGCCTCCCAATTTTGTCTAGGTCGGATAATTTAAAGGCGATTTCGTTTtagtcagttaaaaataattattttactgcaCAGTATGTCAACGGTAACTCATTAGATTGTCCTATCAAAACACAGactaaacatacataatataagcagTGTAAGAGTGTGGTGTGTGCCGGCAGTGCGCGCGCGTGTCGATGCCGACGCTGACGCTGGCGCGCTTCGTGCTGGAGCAGGCGCTGCTGGAGTACGCGCTGGCGGGCGCGTCCGACAGCCGCCTGGCCGCCGCCGCGCTCTACCTGGCGCTGCGCATGAAGGGCCTCTCGCACTGGACGCCCACGCTGCACCACTACACCGGTACGTGAGCGGGGAGATAGTACATCTGTACTcaaattactagctgacccggcaaacgctattGTGCCTTACTCGtatcatttttgtttgtgaagtcccgtgtctcctagtggggtatggggcagatgatatacatctgtttcactgatcgattttctttatggacaagtaggtgatcagccttctgtgttctgccagaccgagacattttttttgtacgtaCCCACCGgaaatcgaacccaggacccctcggttctaagtaTTTcgcattaaccactgtaccaaggaggcggtcctCCAAggtcgattttatttatactcgtATCATTAAGGAGTATGAATAAAATCGACGTTGGCTAATgttcagacctacccgatatgcacataaaattgaatgagactgggtccagccgtttcggtgGTGTATgataactaaaattgtgacacgagaactttatatatatgactAAAGTTATAAAGCTGTAGaatttgtttggttgaatgcgctaatctcagggtCTGGTCCaacttgaaaaattctttcaatagttgatttattgaggaaggctatacaACATCAGGTACTACGTAAGTAAAACCTcgcacagctagttaataatttatcgcaaattgaaaatttattgaatatttaattgacgatattattcaatttaaacgaaaaaaaaaatgataataaaaagtaacaacCCTATAACTTCAATAGGCTTAGTTGCCTATTCGTTCGTATCTATTCACTGTACCGCACTGAACTCCCCCGCTGCGCATGAGCAAGAAACGGCTCAACCttg
The Zerene cesonia ecotype Mississippi chromosome 1, Zerene_cesonia_1.1, whole genome shotgun sequence DNA segment above includes these coding regions:
- the LOC119830270 gene encoding peroxisome biogenesis factor 1; translated protein: MLGGVRLKVSFTHERSCFAYISPKYSSNNEQSQCIQVLYKEKQLLLWVVFNTNTPEGYISCNPLHCKLLGLEEGAEVFVSPYGDVKVLDELYIDTDSPDDQEILEHNADVLQLRILDQVRLVVANQKSVVWVSTSLPIIFVPKQTGLLVNHSRIVVKIDAFNNFHARRDTMDTLPQENKKYTNIGVINQGLLRPYLNVPKKLVLRALPIYSDAKNIKNLIHPYTVFIHEDLIGDSYKEWTVILATMQNIPSIIQNDNDNEVNLIDLCVEIVPVDNVVFRSLSHEVYNRNIPTVLIPKSLNTIINIENGTKIIFTIVGDSAEQPDHIDIITYSDKPQSEMEVIERFKKCVVENTHYGKKFLINDDMVKQNTHISNGFLKFKLKPEKLKYTMLNSESFRHCSVSAKCLKDTDFEAPKLTLTTLEYDDRNYCRSIKCMQGLVENVLDHVYFEIHREASFRGASDIKSNVLVTGLSGRGKTSICHMVQKDLTLWSHILHCRSLKGRKDIPEVLAKAILMCQEHSPSVLICDDVDALVLPNVEGASPQDIAYYQRLAVSIKQLLQSCTGVCVLMTSLSMKSLHPVLREFGGKPLFTAHFDIPMLDQDERSELFKHLLNNKIREAFTVEDDDVIKMAMDTAGSSVRDILDYLNKKIFKAVKKKTRPETPRPRLVEDITKDSSRAKDFDIWGPLGGMDDVKQQLTECLFWPMMYPALFPSARCGVLLYGPPGAGKSHAGSCLARLPHALLAVKGPELLSKVIYSSSRADMQHPCILFFDEFDSLAPRRGHDSTGVTDRVVNQLLARLDGAEGGARGPVLVATSRPDLLDPALLRPGRIDRHVYCALPDANGRYEVLKTLSQEVTLNSDVDLRSLAERTEGFSPADLKSLLVTAQLGRLESQLVNSDNGRMESIVVSAEDMESALAETKPSLSPEQRAFYDAIYKRFRGEPLSSDQNAIAKQMFKQRVTLA
- the LOC119828939 gene encoding G2/mitotic-specific cyclin-B3, with the protein product MAPTRLASKPIGVNENLNGIVSHGITTRSKQLASLKTYKDNLKAPNKRKADSPLKDMTAKRAAFGDITNAFNKSCANNDKDKSMALKKVTVESKMLPSVKSIKPQTVVNGKTSKTRQLQKVATNVVESVQKHFTKDPPKPVATRAQNGILKNIIRKSLDKENQNQSQSSAKSAKSDVSEPSLYTTALENNSPNETKEEYKTISEKLDKVNLDDTDTKSLDEETESPHKTPEGVADFDLENWNDHYQVSHYAMDIFNYLKGREPLFTIDDYLGRMKGITSWMRALLVDWMVEVQESFELNHETLYLAVKLVDLFLTRSSRSLPEREHLSKEELQLLGASALFIASKFDERIPPLVDDFLYICDGAYTLSQLLKMEINILKVIDFDLGIPLSYRFLRRYARCARVSMPTLTLARFVLEQALLEYALAGASDSRLAAAALYLALRMKGLSHWTPTLHHYTGYELKDIIPLALQLNATLHK